A single genomic interval of Acidovorax sp. 1608163 harbors:
- a CDS encoding DoxX family protein, protein MSPTTTSTKPGEPHGLHRLAALAQRLTPHSLLALVARAALAGIFWASARTKVDGWFTISDGAYALFREEYRLPILPPELAAQLATVSEHLFAALLLLGLCTRLSALALLGMTLVIQLFVYPNAWPTHLSWAGLMLYLVGRGGGWLALDHALARVLHRR, encoded by the coding sequence ATGAGCCCCACCACCACCTCGACAAAGCCCGGCGAGCCACACGGGCTCCACCGCCTGGCGGCATTGGCGCAGCGCCTGACACCCCACAGCCTGCTGGCGCTGGTGGCCCGTGCGGCGCTGGCGGGCATTTTCTGGGCATCGGCCCGCACCAAGGTCGATGGCTGGTTCACCATCAGCGACGGGGCCTATGCCCTGTTCCGCGAGGAGTACCGGCTGCCGATACTGCCGCCCGAGCTGGCAGCGCAGCTGGCCACGGTGTCAGAGCATTTGTTTGCAGCCTTGCTGCTGCTGGGCCTGTGCACGCGCCTGTCGGCCCTGGCGCTGCTGGGCATGACGCTGGTGATTCAGCTCTTTGTGTACCCCAACGCTTGGCCTACACACCTGTCATGGGCGGGGCTGATGCTCTACCTGGTCGGGCGCGGTGGTGGGTGGCTGGCGCTGGACCATGCGCTGGCCCGGGTACTGCATCGGCGGTGA
- a CDS encoding DUF2282 domain-containing protein, with translation MTSRNITLGALALTALVSGAALAQNTAAPMDGAKPAMEKCYGVSMAGKNDCAAGPGTTCAGTSKVDYQANAWKFVPAGTCASIKTPKGMGSLMPMKS, from the coding sequence ATGACATCTCGCAACATCACCCTGGGCGCACTGGCCCTCACCGCCCTGGTCTCTGGCGCCGCCTTGGCCCAAAACACCGCAGCCCCCATGGATGGCGCCAAGCCCGCCATGGAGAAGTGCTACGGCGTGTCGATGGCTGGCAAGAACGACTGCGCCGCCGGCCCTGGTACCACCTGCGCAGGCACCTCCAAGGTGGACTACCAGGCCAACGCCTGGAAGTTTGTGCCAGCAGGCACCTGCGCCAGCATCAAGACGCCCAAGGGCATGGGCTCGCTCATGCCCATGAAGTCCTGA
- a CDS encoding GNAT family N-acetyltransferase, whose amino-acid sequence MSLHIRPATLADAPAIAPLFDAYRQFYEQLADLAAAQRFVHERLERNESVILIAQDDAGAAVGFCQLYPSFCSVEAAPIYVLYDLFVAPSARGQGAGRFLLLAAEDHARRQGRVRMDLTTAHTNHAAQALYEAMGWELDTVFRAYTRRVG is encoded by the coding sequence ATGAGCCTGCACATCCGCCCCGCCACGCTGGCCGACGCCCCGGCCATTGCACCGCTGTTTGACGCCTACCGCCAGTTTTACGAACAGCTCGCCGACCTGGCGGCCGCCCAGCGCTTCGTCCACGAGCGCCTGGAGCGCAACGAATCCGTCATCCTGATCGCGCAGGACGACGCGGGTGCCGCTGTGGGCTTTTGCCAGCTGTACCCCAGCTTTTGCTCGGTGGAGGCCGCGCCCATCTATGTGCTGTACGACCTGTTTGTGGCGCCTTCGGCCCGGGGCCAGGGCGCCGGGCGCTTCCTGCTGCTGGCCGCCGAAGACCATGCCCGCAGGCAAGGGCGTGTGCGCATGGACCTGACCACGGCGCACACCAACCACGCCGCGCAGGCGCTGTACGAGGCCATGGGCTGGGAGCTGGACACGGTGTTTCGGGCCTACACCCGCCGGGTGGGCTGA
- a CDS encoding ABC transporter permease, with protein MSAAPGNAALIGGLQPPVRPEYERPLEPLTGVAPQRPLPWAVRLWQQGWLRKTAILLVLALVWELLARWQDNDLLLPTFMATARAFVDGIATGELLGKAALSLGVLLQGYLAGIVAAFVLTTLAVSTQIGRDLLATLTAMFNPLPAIALLPLALLWFGLGQGSLVFVLVHSVLWPLALNTYAGFQAVPETLRMAGRNYGLRGVPYVLQILVPAALPSILSGLKIGWAFAWRTLIAAELVFGASSGKGGLGWYIFQNRNELYTDKVFAGLATVIAIGLLVENLGFHALERVTVRRWGVQR; from the coding sequence ATGAGCGCCGCCCCAGGAAATGCAGCCCTCATCGGCGGCCTGCAGCCGCCGGTGCGGCCTGAATACGAACGCCCGCTGGAGCCCCTGACCGGCGTGGCACCGCAGCGCCCGCTGCCCTGGGCGGTGCGCCTGTGGCAACAGGGCTGGCTGCGCAAGACGGCCATCTTGTTGGTGTTGGCCCTGGTGTGGGAGCTGCTCGCGCGCTGGCAGGACAACGACCTGCTGCTGCCCACCTTCATGGCCACGGCCCGTGCGTTTGTCGATGGCATCGCCACAGGCGAACTGCTGGGCAAGGCGGCGCTGTCGCTGGGTGTGCTGCTGCAGGGCTACTTGGCGGGCATCGTGGCAGCCTTTGTGCTCACGACGCTGGCCGTGTCCACCCAGATCGGGCGCGACCTTTTGGCCACGCTCACGGCCATGTTCAACCCCTTGCCAGCCATTGCCTTGCTGCCACTGGCGCTGCTGTGGTTTGGCCTGGGCCAGGGCAGCCTGGTGTTTGTGCTGGTCCATTCGGTGCTGTGGCCGCTGGCGCTCAACACCTATGCAGGGTTTCAGGCCGTGCCTGAGACTTTGCGCATGGCCGGGCGCAACTATGGCCTGCGGGGTGTACCGTATGTGCTGCAAATTCTCGTGCCTGCCGCGCTGCCGTCCATCCTGTCGGGGCTCAAGATTGGCTGGGCATTTGCCTGGCGCACGCTGATTGCGGCCGAGCTGGTGTTTGGCGCATCTTCGGGCAAGGGCGGGCTCGGTTGGTACATCTTCCAGAACCGCAACGAGCTGTACACCGACAAGGTGTTTGCAGGCCTGGCCACGGTGATTGCCATTGGCCTGCTGGTGGAGAACCTGGGCTTTCATGCGCTGGAGCGGGTGACGGTGCGCCGCTGGGGCGTGCAGCGCTGA
- the trxC gene encoding thioredoxin TrxC, producing MTEALHIVCPHCHTTNRVQAAQLGSAPDCGSCHRPLFAGAPLELDATSFDKHVARSHIPVVVDFWAPWCGPCRQMAPAFAQAARELEPRVRLAKLNTEDQQAIAARYAIRSIPTMVIFKGGAEVARISGALGAADIARWVRTAV from the coding sequence ATGACCGAAGCCCTGCACATCGTCTGCCCCCACTGCCACACCACCAACCGCGTGCAGGCCGCCCAACTGGGCAGCGCGCCCGATTGCGGCAGCTGCCATCGCCCCCTGTTTGCTGGCGCCCCGCTGGAGCTGGATGCCACCAGCTTTGACAAGCATGTGGCGCGCAGCCACATCCCGGTGGTGGTGGACTTCTGGGCCCCCTGGTGCGGCCCCTGCCGCCAAATGGCCCCGGCCTTTGCCCAGGCCGCGCGCGAGCTGGAGCCGCGCGTGCGCCTGGCCAAGCTCAACACCGAAGACCAGCAGGCCATTGCTGCGCGCTATGCCATCCGCAGCATTCCCACCATGGTGATTTTCAAGGGCGGGGCCGAGGTGGCACGCATCTCGGGCGCCTTGGGCGCGGCGGACATTGCCCGTTGGGTGCGCACAGCGGTGTGA
- a CDS encoding DUF2905 domain-containing protein, translating to MLRWLIVVFLALVLINGFSPWLQRMGLGRLPGDWRFRLFGRDWYIPLASTLLLSFVASLIAKWV from the coding sequence ATGCTCCGTTGGCTTATCGTTGTCTTTCTCGCCCTGGTGTTGATCAATGGCTTCTCGCCCTGGTTGCAGCGCATGGGGCTGGGCCGCTTGCCGGGCGACTGGCGGTTTCGGCTCTTTGGGCGTGACTGGTACATCCCGTTGGCCAGCACCTTGCTGCTCAGTTTTGTGGCCAGCCTGATTGCCAAGTGGGTGTGA
- a CDS encoding ABC transporter substrate-binding protein codes for MTFAFLPSRRRWARRTTALLAGASLLAAGLSFSAAARAEGQLRIAEQFGIVYLLLNVAQEQKLIEKHGREAGVDVKVDWVKLSGGSAVNDALLSGSIDIAGAGVGPLLTLWDRTHGKQNVRGVASLGNFPYYLVSNNPNVKSIADFTDKDRIALPAVGVSVQSRVLQLASAKLWGDKEFARLDKISVAVPHPEAAAAIIKGGTEITGHFGNPPFQEQELAGNPNARIVLKSYDVLGGPASATVLYATEKFRKENPKTYKAFIGALTEAAQFTAANPEKAADIYIKVANAKIDRDFLVKIIKNPEVQFKIAPQNTFALADFMHRVGAIKNKPASFKDYFFDDAHVASGS; via the coding sequence ATGACCTTTGCCTTCCTCCCCTCCCGCCGCCGCTGGGCGCGTCGCACCACCGCTTTGCTGGCCGGGGCCAGTCTGCTGGCTGCGGGCCTGTCCTTCTCTGCCGCCGCACGGGCCGAGGGGCAGCTGCGCATTGCCGAGCAGTTCGGCATCGTGTACCTGCTGCTCAACGTGGCCCAAGAACAAAAGCTCATCGAAAAGCATGGCCGGGAAGCGGGGGTGGACGTGAAGGTGGACTGGGTCAAGCTCTCGGGCGGCTCGGCCGTCAACGATGCGCTGCTGTCCGGCTCCATCGACATCGCCGGGGCGGGCGTGGGGCCGCTGCTCACGCTGTGGGACCGCACCCATGGCAAGCAGAACGTGCGCGGCGTGGCCTCGCTGGGCAACTTTCCGTATTACCTGGTCAGCAACAACCCCAACGTGAAGTCGATCGCTGACTTCACCGACAAAGACCGCATTGCACTGCCTGCCGTGGGCGTGTCGGTGCAGTCGCGTGTGCTGCAGCTCGCATCGGCCAAGCTGTGGGGCGACAAGGAGTTTGCGCGCCTGGACAAGATCAGCGTGGCCGTGCCGCACCCCGAAGCGGCGGCGGCCATCATCAAGGGCGGCACCGAAATCACCGGCCACTTTGGCAACCCGCCGTTCCAGGAGCAGGAGCTGGCAGGCAACCCCAACGCGCGCATCGTGCTCAAGTCCTACGACGTGCTGGGCGGCCCGGCATCGGCCACCGTGCTCTACGCCACCGAGAAATTCCGCAAAGAGAACCCCAAGACCTACAAAGCCTTCATCGGCGCCTTGACCGAGGCCGCGCAGTTCACCGCCGCCAACCCCGAGAAGGCGGCCGACATCTACATCAAGGTGGCCAACGCCAAGATCGACCGGGACTTCCTCGTCAAGATCATCAAGAACCCCGAAGTGCAGTTCAAGATCGCCCCGCAAAACACTTTTGCATTGGCCGACTTCATGCACCGCGTAGGGGCCATCAAAAACAAGCCTGCGTCGTTCAAGGATTACTTTTTTGACGATGCGCATGTCGCCTCTGGGAGCTGA
- a CDS encoding NrsF family protein, whose product MKTDEWIEMLAAGAAPVPAHALERRFGSAVVAGLGGAVVLMLLVFGLRPDLAQTAALPMFWGKLAFAAALAVPGVWALQRLARPGARWVGLAWTLALPVALLWAMAAWALLHQAPADRWALVLGSTWRTCPFNIALLSVPAFIASFWALRGAAPTQLAWAGAGAGLLAGALGALVYALHCPEMATPFLAVWYVAGMAMPTALGAVLGPRLLRW is encoded by the coding sequence ATGAAGACCGATGAATGGATTGAGATGCTGGCCGCGGGTGCCGCCCCCGTGCCAGCGCACGCGCTGGAGCGACGCTTTGGCAGCGCCGTGGTTGCGGGCCTGGGGGGCGCCGTGGTGTTGATGCTGCTGGTGTTTGGCCTGCGGCCCGACCTGGCGCAGACGGCGGCGCTGCCCATGTTCTGGGGCAAGCTGGCGTTTGCTGCGGCCCTGGCGGTGCCCGGTGTGTGGGCGCTGCAGCGCTTGGCGCGCCCCGGCGCGCGGTGGGTGGGCCTGGCGTGGACGTTGGCCTTGCCCGTGGCCCTGCTGTGGGCCATGGCCGCCTGGGCCTTGTTGCACCAGGCCCCGGCAGACCGCTGGGCCCTGGTGCTGGGCAGCACTTGGCGCACCTGCCCGTTCAACATTGCGTTGCTGTCGGTGCCTGCGTTCATTGCCAGCTTTTGGGCCCTGCGCGGGGCCGCGCCCACGCAGCTGGCCTGGGCTGGCGCGGGGGCGGGCCTGCTGGCGGGGGCCTTGGGGGCGCTGGTGTATGCGCTGCACTGCCCCGAAATGGCCACGCCGTTTTTAGCGGTGTGGTACGTGGCGGGTATGGCCATGCCGACCGCGCTGGGCGCAGTGTTGGGGCCGCGTTTGCTGCGCTGGTAA
- a CDS encoding DUF692 domain-containing protein translates to MARALTAGLSLKPQHFDEALQCAAPGLWWEVHPENYLADGGPRLAWLQAIRARHPISLHGVSLSLAADAPPDAAHLARLAALVQRIEPVLVSEHLAWSAWRGTYHPDLLPFPRTHEALARVADNIGRTQDALRRAIAIENPTHYLPLPGHDWSEPDFLAELVRRTGCSLLLDVNNLYLGAHNLGEPCDLDAYPLHAVVEIHLAGHHADPALGANLLIDGHDTPVAEPVWVLYQQVLARTGPRPTLIERDEHVPALAELLAERDRAHGMLTEVARKPQTRGASTAEAIPCV, encoded by the coding sequence ATGGCACGCGCACTGACGGCGGGCTTGTCCCTCAAGCCCCAGCACTTTGATGAAGCACTGCAGTGCGCCGCCCCCGGCCTGTGGTGGGAGGTGCACCCCGAGAACTACCTGGCCGACGGCGGCCCACGCCTGGCCTGGCTGCAGGCCATCCGGGCCCGCCACCCCATCTCGCTGCACGGCGTGTCGCTGTCGCTGGCGGCCGATGCACCGCCCGACGCAGCGCACCTGGCGCGGCTGGCCGCCCTGGTGCAGCGCATCGAGCCGGTGCTGGTGTCAGAGCACCTGGCCTGGTCGGCCTGGCGCGGCACCTACCACCCTGATTTACTTCCGTTTCCGCGCACCCACGAGGCCCTGGCCCGCGTGGCCGACAACATTGGCCGCACGCAGGATGCCCTGCGGCGCGCCATTGCCATCGAAAACCCCACGCACTACCTGCCCCTGCCTGGCCACGACTGGAGCGAGCCCGACTTTCTGGCCGAGCTGGTGCGCCGCACGGGCTGCAGCCTGCTGCTGGATGTGAACAACCTGTACCTGGGCGCGCACAACCTGGGCGAACCCTGCGATTTGGACGCCTATCCACTGCACGCCGTGGTCGAGATCCACCTGGCAGGCCACCATGCTGACCCCGCCTTGGGCGCCAACCTGTTGATTGATGGCCACGACACCCCCGTGGCCGAGCCCGTGTGGGTGCTGTACCAGCAGGTGCTGGCGCGCACCGGCCCACGCCCCACCCTCATTGAGCGGGATGAGCATGTGCCCGCCTTGGCCGAACTGCTGGCCGAGCGCGACCGCGCACATGGCATGTTGACCGAGGTGGCCCGCAAACCCCAGACGCGGGGCGCGTCCACGGCCGAGGCCATCCCATGCGTTTGA
- a CDS encoding ABC transporter substrate-binding protein, whose product MAQSLNRWVRRGLWACVAALAATATVAQAEGRIRVAQQFGIGYLLLDVVREQQLIEKQGKQLGVEVQVEWAQLSGATVMNEALLAGSLDIVSAGIPPALVLWDRTRGKQNVKVVASLGSLPNYLLTNNPNVRSLKDLSDKDRIAVPAAGVGFQSRTLQIETARQFGAADFKRFDTISVSLPHPDATAALIKGGSEVNTHFSSAPFYYQALENKQVRKVLSSYDILGGPATFNVLYTTQKFHDENPKTYKAFYNALVEAEQFVKANKAKAAEVFIRVQQSKLSPDLVRRIVEDPENDFTVTPQRTFVYADELQKLGVIKNRATSWKDYFFEEAHASPGS is encoded by the coding sequence ATGGCGCAGTCTTTGAACCGTTGGGTGCGCCGTGGCCTGTGGGCCTGCGTGGCGGCCCTGGCCGCGACAGCGACCGTCGCCCAGGCGGAAGGCCGTATCCGCGTGGCGCAGCAATTTGGCATTGGCTACCTGCTGCTCGATGTGGTGCGCGAGCAGCAGCTCATCGAAAAGCAAGGCAAGCAACTGGGGGTGGAGGTGCAGGTCGAATGGGCGCAGCTCTCAGGCGCCACGGTCATGAACGAAGCCTTGCTGGCCGGATCGCTCGACATCGTCTCTGCGGGCATCCCCCCGGCCCTGGTGCTGTGGGACCGCACACGCGGCAAGCAAAACGTGAAGGTGGTGGCGTCGCTGGGTTCGTTGCCCAATTACCTGCTCACCAACAACCCCAACGTGCGCAGCCTCAAGGACTTGAGCGACAAGGACCGCATTGCCGTGCCCGCAGCGGGTGTGGGTTTTCAGTCGCGCACCCTGCAGATTGAAACCGCCCGCCAGTTTGGCGCTGCCGACTTCAAGCGCTTTGACACCATCTCGGTCAGCTTGCCGCACCCCGATGCCACTGCGGCGCTCATCAAGGGTGGCTCCGAGGTCAACACCCATTTCTCGAGCGCGCCGTTTTACTACCAGGCGCTGGAGAACAAGCAGGTGCGCAAGGTGCTGAGCTCGTACGACATTCTGGGCGGACCGGCCACGTTTAATGTGCTCTACACCACCCAGAAGTTCCACGACGAGAACCCCAAGACCTACAAGGCGTTCTACAACGCGCTGGTCGAGGCCGAGCAGTTCGTCAAGGCCAACAAAGCCAAGGCGGCCGAGGTGTTCATCCGTGTGCAACAGTCCAAGCTATCCCCAGACTTGGTGCGCCGCATTGTGGAAGACCCTGAAAACGACTTCACGGTGACTCCACAGCGCACTTTCGTTTACGCCGACGAGCTGCAGAAGCTGGGCGTCATCAAGAACCGCGCCACTTCATGGAAAGACTATTTCTTTGAAGAGGCGCATGCATCGCCAGGGAGCTGA
- a CDS encoding sigma-70 family RNA polymerase sigma factor — MEIEEQLRTLLLLGLAADAAAYQRFLKQLSAHLRAFLRRRLAQRPDEVEDLVQETLLAIHNQRHTYRPEMPVTAWAHAIARYKLIDWLRSHRVKEALNDPLDDASELFASTDSEAALAKRDLGQLLQTLPDRQRLPIVHVKLEGLSVVETAQLTGMSESAVKVGVHRGLKALAAKIRNMAYANQGTSPSLGAAD, encoded by the coding sequence ATGGAGATAGAAGAACAGCTTCGAACGCTGCTGCTGCTCGGGTTGGCGGCCGATGCGGCGGCGTACCAGCGGTTTTTGAAACAGCTGAGTGCGCACCTGCGGGCGTTTTTGCGCCGCCGCCTGGCCCAGCGCCCTGACGAGGTGGAGGACCTGGTGCAAGAAACCTTGCTGGCCATACACAACCAGCGCCACACCTACCGCCCCGAGATGCCGGTGACGGCCTGGGCGCACGCGATTGCGCGCTACAAGCTCATCGACTGGCTGCGCTCGCACCGCGTGAAAGAGGCGCTGAACGACCCGCTGGACGATGCCAGCGAGTTGTTTGCCAGCACCGACAGCGAGGCCGCACTGGCCAAGCGCGACCTGGGCCAATTGCTGCAGACGCTGCCCGACCGCCAGCGCCTGCCCATCGTGCATGTGAAGCTGGAGGGGCTGTCGGTGGTTGAAACCGCGCAGCTCACCGGCATGTCGGAGTCCGCAGTGAAAGTCGGCGTGCACCGGGGGCTCAAGGCCCTGGCCGCCAAGATTAGAAACATGGCTTACGCCAACCAGGGCACCAGCCCATCGTTGGGTGCCGCAGACTGA
- a CDS encoding DNA-binding domain-containing protein — protein MRLSHFQDAFAAALWHTPSPSAHSGAALPDVVQHPAFAVYRNTVTKGCIDALQANYPTVCALVGEAWFRAAAHHYAQAHPPQDARLTHYGEGFATFLEHFGPAAELPYLADVAQLDRCWTDSHLAADADALDATWLAAQDASTLATMALRPHPAARWHHSPAHPAFALWQAHRNGLALPADIAWQGDGGLLTRPQGAVQWTALPAAGTAFLNACARGDRLETAALAALAAEPGADLSVLMALLLHAGALATPSH, from the coding sequence ATGCGTTTGAGCCACTTTCAAGACGCATTCGCTGCCGCGCTGTGGCACACGCCTTCGCCCAGCGCCCACAGCGGTGCGGCACTGCCTGATGTCGTGCAGCACCCTGCCTTTGCGGTGTACCGCAACACCGTCACCAAAGGCTGCATCGATGCACTGCAGGCCAACTACCCCACGGTGTGCGCGCTGGTGGGGGAGGCTTGGTTTCGCGCTGCCGCGCACCACTACGCCCAGGCCCACCCGCCGCAGGATGCGCGGCTGACCCACTACGGCGAGGGCTTTGCCACTTTTTTGGAGCACTTTGGGCCAGCGGCAGAGTTGCCTTACCTGGCCGATGTGGCACAGCTGGACCGCTGCTGGACCGACAGCCACCTGGCTGCCGATGCCGACGCTTTGGATGCCACCTGGCTGGCAGCACAAGACGCATCCACCTTGGCAACCATGGCGCTGCGGCCGCACCCCGCCGCCCGCTGGCACCACAGCCCCGCCCACCCCGCGTTTGCGCTGTGGCAGGCCCACCGCAATGGGCTGGCGCTGCCTGCAGACATTGCGTGGCAGGGCGATGGCGGTTTGCTCACGCGCCCGCAGGGCGCTGTGCAATGGACGGCCTTGCCCGCGGCCGGGACGGCATTCCTGAACGCCTGCGCACGCGGCGACCGGCTGGAGACCGCGGCCCTCGCGGCCCTGGCCGCCGAGCCCGGCGCCGACCTGAGCGTCCTGATGGCCCTGCTGCTGCACGCAGGCGCGCTGGCCACCCCTTCACATTGA
- a CDS encoding ABC transporter ATP-binding protein has translation MATITHLPGVTTAQSAPPGPANPLLQVDNVSLEYRTPQSVVRATHRVSFDVYQADRFVLLGASGCGKSTLLKSVAGFIAPAEGEIRLGGQVVRGPGPDRIVVFQEFDQLPPWKTVVQNVVFPLLASRTLGRAEARERALHYLDKVGLAKFADAYPHQLSGGMKQRVAIARALAMQPQVLLMDEPFAALDALTRRKMQEELLALWEEVRFTLLFVTHSIEEALVVGNRIGLLSPHPGRVRAEINSHAFGLHSAGSPEFQAAAQRIHHLLFEGDTPAVAPAAAPAEPWRKSA, from the coding sequence ATGGCCACCATCACCCATTTGCCCGGTGTCACCACTGCCCAGTCTGCGCCGCCAGGGCCTGCCAACCCACTGCTGCAGGTGGACAACGTGAGCCTGGAGTACCGCACGCCGCAATCGGTGGTGCGCGCCACGCACCGCGTGAGCTTTGATGTGTACCAGGCCGACCGCTTCGTGTTGCTGGGTGCATCGGGCTGCGGCAAGTCCACGCTGCTCAAGTCGGTGGCGGGGTTCATTGCCCCGGCTGAGGGCGAGATCCGCCTGGGCGGCCAGGTGGTGCGGGGCCCGGGGCCGGACCGCATCGTGGTGTTCCAGGAGTTCGATCAGTTGCCCCCGTGGAAGACGGTGGTGCAGAACGTGGTGTTTCCGCTGCTCGCCTCGCGCACCCTGGGGCGGGCCGAGGCCCGCGAGCGTGCCTTGCACTACCTGGACAAGGTGGGCCTGGCGAAGTTTGCCGATGCCTATCCGCATCAGCTCTCGGGTGGCATGAAGCAGCGCGTGGCCATTGCCCGCGCCCTGGCCATGCAGCCCCAGGTGCTGCTGATGGACGAGCCCTTTGCTGCGCTCGACGCCCTGACCCGCCGCAAGATGCAAGAGGAATTGCTGGCGCTGTGGGAGGAGGTACGCTTCACGCTGCTGTTCGTCACCCACTCCATCGAAGAGGCCCTGGTGGTGGGCAACCGCATCGGTCTGCTCTCGCCCCACCCAGGGCGGGTGCGGGCCGAGATCAACAGCCACGCCTTTGGCCTGCACAGCGCGGGCAGCCCCGAGTTTCAGGCGGCGGCGCAGCGCATCCACCATTTGCTGTTTGAGGGGGATACCCCGGCTGTGGCGCCTGCCGCAGCCCCGGCCGAGCCCTGGAGGAAATCTGCATGA
- a CDS encoding multifunctional CCA addition/repair protein: MQIYMVGGAVRDKLLGRPVNDHDWVVVGATPEQMLELGYLPVGRDFPVFLHPQTREEYALARTERKSGRGYRGFVVQSSPDVTLAEDLSRRDLTINSIAASAYSSSASELFDPYHGVQDLQAKVLRHVTDAFREDPVRILRVARFAARYHDFTVAPETLQLMREMVAEGEVDHLVPERVWQELARGLMEDKPSRMFEVLRACGALQVLLPEVACLWGVPQPPLHHPEVDTGVHLMMVLDMAARLQAPLTVRFACLAHDLGKGTTPADILPRHIGHEERSAELLQGVAERLRVPVDCRETAEVVAREHGHIHRSGDLGAGPLVRLLERCDAIRKPGRFAEVLLACECDARGRLGFDEAAYPQRPRLLAVLAAVQSVITREIAAKAAAKGVTGPQVGDLIHQARVEAVAQWLRATPAPTPPTPTSEAPETPAQP; the protein is encoded by the coding sequence ATGCAAATCTACATGGTAGGCGGCGCCGTCCGCGACAAGCTGCTGGGCCGCCCGGTGAATGACCACGACTGGGTGGTGGTGGGGGCCACGCCCGAGCAGATGCTGGAGCTGGGCTACCTGCCGGTGGGGCGGGATTTTCCGGTGTTTCTGCACCCCCAAACGCGCGAGGAATACGCCCTGGCACGGACCGAGCGCAAGAGCGGGCGCGGCTACCGGGGCTTTGTGGTGCAAAGCTCGCCCGACGTGACGCTGGCCGAAGACCTGTCACGGCGCGACCTTACTATCAATTCAATAGCTGCCAGCGCTTATTCATCAAGCGCTAGCGAGCTATTTGATCCATACCACGGCGTGCAAGACCTGCAGGCCAAGGTGCTGCGCCACGTGACCGATGCCTTTCGCGAAGACCCGGTGCGCATCCTGCGTGTGGCGCGCTTTGCGGCGCGCTACCACGACTTCACCGTGGCGCCTGAGACCCTGCAGCTGATGCGCGAGATGGTGGCCGAGGGCGAGGTGGACCACCTGGTGCCCGAGCGCGTGTGGCAAGAGCTGGCGCGCGGGCTGATGGAAGACAAGCCCTCGCGCATGTTCGAGGTGCTGCGCGCATGCGGCGCACTGCAGGTGCTGCTGCCCGAAGTGGCCTGCCTGTGGGGCGTGCCCCAGCCCCCGCTGCACCACCCCGAGGTGGACACGGGCGTGCACCTGATGATGGTGCTGGACATGGCCGCACGGCTGCAGGCCCCGCTCACGGTGCGGTTTGCCTGCCTGGCGCACGACCTGGGCAAAGGCACCACGCCCGCCGACATCCTGCCGCGCCACATTGGGCACGAAGAGCGCAGTGCCGAGCTGCTGCAAGGCGTGGCCGAGCGCCTGCGCGTGCCCGTGGACTGCCGCGAGACCGCCGAGGTGGTGGCGCGCGAACACGGCCACATCCACCGCAGCGGCGACCTGGGTGCCGGGCCGCTGGTGCGCCTGCTCGAGCGCTGCGACGCCATCCGCAAGCCCGGGCGTTTTGCCGAAGTGCTGCTGGCCTGCGAGTGCGATGCCCGGGGCCGCCTGGGCTTTGACGAAGCCGCCTACCCGCAGCGCCCGCGCCTGCTGGCCGTGCTGGCGGCCGTGCAAAGCGTCATTACCCGCGAGATTGCGGCCAAGGCGGCGGCCAAAGGCGTGACCGGCCCCCAGGTGGGCGATTTGATCCACCAGGCCCGGGTGGAAGCCGTAGCGCAGTGGCTGCGCGCCACACCAGCCCCGACCCCACCAACCCCGACATCAGAAGCCCCCGAAACACCTGCCCAGCCATGA